Within the Streptomyces sp. NBC_00554 genome, the region GCAAGGAAGCCGCCTACCTCACCCCCGCTTGGGCCATCGGCTCCCCCGCCGGCGGCCTCACCGACGCCGACCGCGCCGAGTTCCTCCGGCACTACGCCGCCCCCGGCGGCATGCGCGGCGGATTCCAGCACTACGCCACCCTGTTGGAGGACGGCCGGGCCATCCGCGCGGCGAGCACCACCAGACTGCCCATGCCCGTCCTCGTCCTCAACGCCGTTCTGGGCCTGCCGCAATCACCGCTCCTCGAAGGCGTCCGCCAGTTCGCCGACGACGTCCGGGCCGCCCTCGTCCCCGACAGCGGCCACGCCTACCCCGCCGACAACCCCGCCTGGGTCGCGCACAGACTCGCCGCCTTCTTCGCCGCCCCTGCGGCTTGAACGCCGACCGCGGTTCCGCGACACCCGGCTGATCCGCTGCACCTGCCAGGGCTCATTCCGGTGCCCTGCCCGTCCGGTCATGCGGACCGGATGGCAACGGGCGCCTGGGACTCTGATCGTCAGACGGCCATGGGCGCCATGTGATGCCTTCAAACACGCGTACGCGCTGAACCTGCCGACCAAGAATTGCGTTGACCGAGGACGGTCACGGTGTGAGACCGTCGCCTCGGTCGGAATCAACGGCATACGTGGGACGGTGAGCGGTGGCTGGCTCGGACATGACCCGTGACCTTCAAATGGAGGAGAACTCGTCCGATCCGCCGCTGTGGACAGCGGACTTCCGGCTGTTCTTCACCGCCCGCACCACCTCTCTACTCGGCGACGCCATGCTCCCCGTCGCGATCACCGCCGCCGTTATCCGCGCCGGATACGGGGCGAGTGGGGTGGGCTACGCCCTCGCCGCGCTCGTAGCGCCATTCGCAGCATTGATCATCTTTGGCGGGGTGATGTCCGACCGCTTCGGCGCTCGGCGGCTGATGGTCGTCTCGGACGCAGCCCGGTTCTGCTCTCAGGGAGTGCTCGCGCTGCTGTTCCTGCTGGGTACGCCGCAGTTGTGGCAGATCCTGGTGCTGCTGGCCCTGATCGGGGCGGGCAGCGCAATCTTCCAGCCGGGAGTCGCCAGCATCACCCCGCTCATAGCCCAGGACGTACAGAAGGCCAACGCCACCCTCCGTATCTCGGAGTCTGTCACCGTCGTCATCGGACCGTCGCTGGCCGGCCTCCTGCTGGTGATCTCCTCACCTGCGGCGGTGGTCGCCCTCGACGCTTTGACCTATGCGGCCAGCGGCGCCTGCCTGATCCTGATTCGCTCGGTCCCGATGGGCCCGGCCGAGCGGCACAGCGAATCGTCGTTCCGGGCCGATCTCGTCGAGGGATGGCAGGAGTTCCGGGCCAGGACCTGGCTGTGGAGCGTCATCGTCGTCTTCATGCTCTGGCAGCTTGCCGGTGCCGGCCCCGCTATGACGCTCGGCAACAGCACGCTCGTCACCGACCACGGAGCATCCGTGTTCGGCCTGGTCATGTCGTCCCTCGGAGCGGGAAGCGTGCTGGGCGGGCTCATCGCGATCAGGCTCCGTCCGCGGTATCCGCTCCGCGCCGGCGCCCTCTCCATGCCCCTTTGGGCGTTCATGCCGTTGGGTGTCGCGCTCGACCTTCCCGCACCGCTCATCGCCGGGTGCTACGGAGTGAGCGGCGTGGGCATGGCCTTCTGGATCGTCATGTTCCACACGAGCGTGCAGACCCACATCCCTCAGGACGTCCTCGGCCGGGTACACGCGTACGACGCGGCCGGCTCGCTGGTGATGAAGCCCGTCGGGCAGGCGGTGGCCGGGCCGCTCGCGCTCGTCACCGGGGCCGTGCCACTGCTGTACGTGTCCACGTCCATGGCGCTCGTCGCCTGCGCCCTGCTGCTGGCGATCCCGGCCGTACGCGGCCTGAAGAGCGTAAAGCGCCAGGAGTTGTCTTCAAATGTCACGCGCACATCAGGAGCGATGCGAGAGTGACGGCTGCTCGGTAGGACTTGGCGGACTTGCCATAGCGGGTGGCGATGCCGCGCCATTGCTTCAGGCGGTTGAAGCACCCTTCCACCACGTTGCGACGCTCGTAGAGCCGCTCGCCGTAGGCCGGCGGGCCCGCCCCGTTGCCGCGCCGGAGCCGGTTGCGGACCTGATCGGCGCCGACCAGGTCCTCGCCTTTCGCAATGCGTGATGCCGCCGAGCGCGGCGAACCGGCCGACAACACCGGTCAGGATTCAAGAAGCAAT harbors:
- a CDS encoding MFS transporter — protein: MTRDLQMEENSSDPPLWTADFRLFFTARTTSLLGDAMLPVAITAAVIRAGYGASGVGYALAALVAPFAALIIFGGVMSDRFGARRLMVVSDAARFCSQGVLALLFLLGTPQLWQILVLLALIGAGSAIFQPGVASITPLIAQDVQKANATLRISESVTVVIGPSLAGLLLVISSPAAVVALDALTYAASGACLILIRSVPMGPAERHSESSFRADLVEGWQEFRARTWLWSVIVVFMLWQLAGAGPAMTLGNSTLVTDHGASVFGLVMSSLGAGSVLGGLIAIRLRPRYPLRAGALSMPLWAFMPLGVALDLPAPLIAGCYGVSGVGMAFWIVMFHTSVQTHIPQDVLGRVHAYDAAGSLVMKPVGQAVAGPLALVTGAVPLLYVSTSMALVACALLLAIPAVRGLKSVKRQELSSNVTRTSGAMRE